A window of Thermococcus aggregans contains these coding sequences:
- a CDS encoding GTP cyclohydrolase IV, which yields MFETQEEVPEIKERLHRVGITNLRTVARINWKGKLYTFIPTFEITIDVPEEKKGIHMSRLVESITETMSEAVEEEVREAHTSLEELGLAVIKRLEKKHPHKRAEVWVKTQLIMERETPASRKISLETYDVEVGVIKEPDKVEKVLKVTVIGNTACPHAMANNQGKTHIQRAVATLEVRTDYNEEIALEDMIEVVESSFSSPTYTLLKTIDENAVVQKMYSNPKFVEDVAREIIFKAKQKFKGRIHVKVISYESIHKHDVIAETWY from the coding sequence ATGTTTGAAACTCAGGAGGAAGTTCCAGAAATCAAGGAGAGACTTCACAGAGTTGGCATAACTAACTTGAGAACGGTGGCGAGAATAAACTGGAAGGGCAAGCTCTACACGTTTATCCCTACATTCGAGATTACAATAGATGTGCCGGAGGAAAAGAAAGGCATTCATATGAGCAGGCTTGTGGAAAGTATTACCGAAACAATGAGCGAGGCTGTTGAGGAAGAAGTTAGGGAAGCGCACACTTCTCTTGAAGAGCTTGGTCTTGCAGTGATAAAAAGATTGGAAAAGAAGCATCCGCACAAGAGGGCTGAAGTCTGGGTTAAAACGCAGCTTATTATGGAGCGAGAAACCCCTGCCAGCAGAAAAATAAGTCTTGAGACGTACGATGTTGAGGTAGGAGTAATAAAGGAGCCTGATAAAGTTGAGAAAGTTTTGAAGGTAACTGTAATTGGAAACACTGCATGTCCTCATGCAATGGCCAACAACCAAGGAAAGACTCACATCCAGAGGGCTGTTGCAACGCTTGAAGTAAGGACGGACTACAATGAGGAAATAGCTCTAGAAGACATGATAGAGGTTGTGGAGAGTTCTTTCAGTTCTCCAACTTACACTCTGTTAAAAACCATTGATGAGAACGCAGTAGTTCAGAAGATGTATTCAAATCCCAAGTTTGTGGAAGACGTTGCAAGGGAAATCATCTTCAAGGCAAAGCAGAAGTTTAAGGGTAGAATCCATGTAAAGGTTATAAGCTATGAGAGCATACACAAGCATGACGTGATAGCAGAAACTTGGTATTGA
- the eif1A gene encoding translation initiation factor eIF-1A yields the protein MFMPRNDKNRTVEGEEVIRVPLPQDNQVFGIVEQALGSGWMDVRCSDGKIRRCRIPGKLRRRMWIRVGDVVIVQPWEVQSDKRGDIVYRYTKTQVDWLIRKKKITEDFLTGGLTL from the coding sequence ATGTTTATGCCAAGAAACGATAAAAATAGAACCGTTGAAGGCGAGGAAGTTATTAGAGTTCCTCTCCCTCAGGATAATCAAGTGTTTGGAATAGTAGAGCAGGCGTTGGGTTCAGGATGGATGGACGTTAGATGCTCAGATGGAAAGATAAGGAGATGCAGAATACCAGGAAAGCTGAGAAGAAGAATGTGGATCAGGGTTGGAGACGTAGTTATAGTCCAGCCCTGGGAAGTACAAAGCGACAAAAGAGGAGACATAGTCTATCGCTACACAAAGACCCAGGTCGATTGGCTTATTAGGAAGAAAAAGATTACTGAGGACTTCCTTACAGGCGGCTTAACTCTGTGA
- a CDS encoding acetate--CoA ligase family protein: MDRVAKAREIIEKAKAENRPLVEPEAKEILKLYGIPVPDFKVARNEEEAVQFAREIGYPVVMKIVSPQIIHKSDAGGVKINIKNDEEAREAFKTIMENARKYKPDADLWGVIIYKMLPLGKEVIVGMIRDPQFGPAVMFGLGGIFVEILKDVSFRVAPISKEEALEMIKEIKAYPILAGARGEKPVDIDALADIIVKVGELALELPEIKELDINPIFAYEDGAVAVDARMLL; encoded by the coding sequence ATGGATAGGGTTGCAAAAGCTAGGGAAATAATCGAGAAGGCAAAAGCCGAAAACAGACCACTTGTTGAGCCAGAGGCAAAAGAAATTCTCAAGCTTTACGGCATTCCAGTTCCAGATTTTAAAGTCGCAAGGAACGAAGAAGAGGCCGTTCAATTTGCCAGGGAAATCGGATACCCCGTTGTTATGAAGATAGTTTCTCCACAGATTATCCACAAGAGCGATGCTGGTGGTGTTAAGATCAACATAAAGAACGACGAAGAGGCAAGAGAAGCATTTAAGACTATTATGGAAAACGCCAGAAAGTATAAGCCAGATGCCGACCTTTGGGGTGTCATAATCTACAAAATGCTCCCACTCGGCAAAGAGGTTATCGTTGGTATGATAAGGGACCCACAATTCGGGCCAGCAGTAATGTTCGGTCTCGGTGGAATTTTCGTTGAGATTCTTAAGGATGTCAGCTTTAGAGTTGCACCAATAAGCAAAGAAGAAGCCCTTGAAATGATCAAAGAAATAAAAGCATACCCAATCCTTGCTGGAGCAAGAGGAGAGAAACCAGTGGATATTGATGCCCTAGCTGACATAATTGTCAAAGTTGGAGAGTTAGCCCTTGAACTTCCTGAGATCAAAGAGCTCGATATAAACCCAATCTTCGCTTACGAAGACGGTGCAGTTGCAGTTGATGCTAGAATGCTCCTTTGA
- a CDS encoding archaellum operon transcriptional activator EarA family protein: MLKYLSQVYPSPAYLSEIAKATNLSIQEVEDILLGTGFTYRNGNSLVGLGLVEIVKGEGFKYYRISEDGRKFMDFLESKDFEETSFFRKNVVESLIHVLDTTLSFAVDLAQFNLLKLGLKYGIFHAIRERKHYADALVDVPVSNKALLKTMLETYTKIGFADSAFNKIWSKSINYNLKLNSNSLSYLTPDVITIFDRMYEFAEASLNSRPPTSFMDFDKNAEFWDMRLNSYLTKIYRAIIKELGGITKGKRVLDLGCGSVSPEEVGKAVGPEGLYVGVDFSHNLLDIAKRRVKRNGLDWVVLKEVDVQNIKPTGEYDVVIMSFLLEYIPDIQRVINRAVDVLSEGGKLIIVEPFRENYPGIEAWEFFEKLTKEFIGFPSKNEVISSLEATGRTFRAEDFGKSVLVVEVL, translated from the coding sequence GTGCTTAAATACCTTTCTCAGGTGTATCCTTCACCAGCTTATCTTTCAGAAATCGCTAAAGCCACAAATCTAAGCATACAAGAAGTTGAAGATATCCTTTTGGGAACGGGCTTTACATATCGGAATGGCAACTCACTTGTGGGATTAGGACTAGTTGAGATCGTTAAAGGAGAAGGATTTAAGTATTACCGCATATCCGAGGATGGAAGGAAATTTATGGATTTTTTGGAATCCAAAGATTTTGAGGAAACATCGTTTTTCAGGAAAAATGTTGTAGAAAGCTTAATCCATGTTCTCGATACAACGTTATCTTTCGCTGTAGATTTGGCTCAGTTTAACTTGCTTAAACTCGGCTTAAAGTATGGAATATTTCACGCAATACGTGAGAGAAAGCACTATGCTGATGCCTTGGTAGATGTCCCTGTTAGTAATAAAGCTCTGCTCAAGACAATGTTGGAGACGTATACAAAGATAGGATTTGCAGACAGTGCGTTTAATAAAATTTGGAGCAAGAGCATAAACTACAATTTAAAACTGAACTCAAATTCCCTCTCGTACCTTACTCCTGATGTAATCACTATATTTGACAGAATGTATGAGTTTGCAGAAGCTTCTCTGAATTCCAGACCTCCGACGAGCTTTATGGATTTTGATAAGAATGCAGAATTTTGGGACATGCGTCTAAACAGTTACCTAACGAAAATTTACCGAGCAATTATCAAAGAGCTTGGTGGGATCACAAAGGGGAAAAGAGTTCTGGATCTTGGATGTGGGTCAGTATCTCCTGAGGAGGTTGGAAAAGCAGTTGGTCCTGAAGGATTATACGTGGGAGTTGATTTCTCTCATAACCTCTTAGACATTGCAAAAAGACGCGTGAAAAGAAATGGGTTGGACTGGGTGGTATTGAAAGAAGTCGATGTTCAGAATATTAAGCCGACGGGAGAGTATGATGTAGTGATAATGAGCTTTCTCTTGGAGTATATCCCGGACATTCAACGCGTTATAAACCGTGCTGTTGACGTTTTGAGTGAAGGAGGAAAACTTATAATAGTGGAGCCCTTTAGAGAGAATTACCCCGGAATTGAGGCGTGGGAATTTTTTGAAAAATTAACAAAAGAATTTATCGGATTTCCGAGCAAGAATGAGGTTATATCTTCCTTGGAAGCCACTGGTCGGACTTTTAGAGCCGAAGACTTCGGAAAAAGCGTTCTTGTGGTTGAAGTTTTATAG
- a CDS encoding KH domain-containing protein, translating into MDEFEEKLKKYEYVDKEGEREESFELEEFAAIGEQEEFVRIPKERIGVVIGKKGETKKKIEEATKTKIEIDSKTGEVFITSTEKTDDPLAVWKARDIVLAIGRGFSPERAFRLLNEGEVLEVVDLTDVVVGNEKNALPRVRGRIIGRKGRTREIIEEMSGADISVYGKTVAIIGNPIQVQIAKTAIEKLAKGSPHGTVYRYLERRKKDLELEGGIYYGKF; encoded by the coding sequence ATGGACGAGTTCGAGGAGAAACTGAAAAAATATGAATACGTAGATAAAGAGGGAGAAAGAGAGGAGTCCTTTGAACTTGAGGAGTTTGCAGCCATTGGCGAGCAAGAAGAGTTTGTGAGAATTCCTAAAGAGAGAATTGGTGTGGTTATAGGAAAAAAGGGTGAGACTAAGAAAAAGATTGAAGAAGCCACAAAAACCAAAATAGAGATTGATAGCAAAACCGGAGAGGTGTTTATAACCTCAACGGAAAAAACTGATGATCCTTTAGCAGTGTGGAAAGCAAGAGATATTGTATTGGCTATTGGAAGGGGGTTCTCTCCAGAGAGAGCATTTAGGCTGCTCAACGAGGGAGAAGTTCTTGAAGTAGTTGATCTGACGGATGTTGTTGTAGGGAATGAGAAGAACGCTCTCCCAAGAGTTAGAGGCAGGATAATCGGTAGAAAAGGCAGGACAAGAGAGATTATTGAAGAAATGAGCGGAGCTGATATAAGTGTCTATGGAAAAACCGTCGCTATCATTGGAAACCCAATCCAAGTCCAAATAGCCAAAACTGCCATTGAAAAGCTCGCCAAAGGTTCCCCCCATGGAACCGTTTATAGATACCTTGAAAGAAGGAAAAAGGATTTAGAGCTCGAAGGAGGTATATACTATGGCAAATTCTGA
- the top6B gene encoding DNA topoisomerase VI subunit B, whose product MANSEANKLFKEFKIQSVSEFFRRNAAMLGYTGKIRSFTTLIHEAVTNSLDACEEAGILPYVRVEIEELGTEHYKIIVEDNGPGIPEKFIAHVFGKMLAGTKAHRNIQSRGQQGIGISGAVMFAQITSGKATRVITSTGGNEIIEAWVGIDVDKNEGKIFKKIKHPNPTGWRGTRIEMEVKEVRYVRSKQGPYWYLKLTAIANPHAHIELIEPDGKLIVFPRSSEEIPEPPEEMKPHPKGVMTDDVYRMARRTTRTTVRTFLIGEFSRISDKKIDELVKYITALRFIKEEEEESVREQLLKRLAEGEVDKIIASFGRKGKKVLNEVKKLMEKPPDKLTWHEAEEIVEAFKYMTFLAPPTHGLRPIGEENIEKGLLSILKPEFVTAVTRPPKVYRGGIPFQVEVGLAFGGELSSGFELLRYANRVPLLFDAGSCVITSATRNIDWKRYRVDDLERTPLVLLVNVISVHVPYTSTGKQSIASEDEIYDEIRLAVMEAARRLAKYLGGKHRKLYQVKRRRIFEKYVPEISRALSILTGEPETKIKSLLMEIIEKKFEAIEEKPLEAEENA is encoded by the coding sequence ATGGCAAATTCTGAAGCGAACAAGCTGTTTAAGGAGTTTAAGATTCAGAGCGTCAGTGAGTTCTTTAGAAGAAATGCTGCAATGTTAGGTTATACTGGGAAAATACGCTCCTTTACAACTTTAATCCATGAGGCTGTTACAAATTCCCTCGATGCGTGTGAGGAAGCGGGAATACTGCCGTATGTTAGAGTGGAAATAGAGGAACTTGGAACAGAGCACTACAAAATAATCGTTGAAGATAACGGCCCTGGAATTCCGGAAAAGTTCATAGCACACGTCTTTGGTAAAATGCTTGCAGGTACAAAGGCTCACAGGAATATACAAAGCAGAGGACAGCAAGGTATTGGTATTAGCGGTGCCGTGATGTTTGCTCAGATTACAAGTGGAAAAGCCACGAGGGTAATCACCTCTACGGGCGGGAATGAGATAATAGAAGCTTGGGTCGGCATAGATGTCGATAAAAACGAAGGAAAAATCTTCAAAAAGATAAAACACCCAAATCCCACGGGATGGAGGGGTACAAGGATAGAGATGGAGGTCAAAGAAGTTCGCTATGTTCGCTCCAAGCAAGGTCCTTACTGGTATCTTAAGCTAACTGCAATAGCCAATCCTCATGCTCATATCGAACTTATAGAACCAGATGGGAAGCTAATAGTCTTTCCAAGAAGCAGTGAGGAAATTCCAGAGCCTCCGGAAGAAATGAAGCCCCATCCCAAGGGTGTCATGACAGACGACGTCTATAGGATGGCCAGAAGAACAACGAGAACAACTGTGAGAACCTTCCTTATAGGTGAGTTCTCGAGAATAAGCGACAAGAAGATAGACGAGCTTGTAAAGTATATCACCGCGCTGAGGTTTATAAAAGAAGAAGAGGAAGAGAGCGTTAGAGAACAGCTTTTAAAGAGGCTCGCTGAGGGAGAAGTCGATAAGATCATTGCAAGCTTTGGAAGGAAGGGCAAAAAAGTCCTGAATGAAGTTAAAAAACTCATGGAAAAGCCTCCAGACAAGCTCACGTGGCATGAAGCTGAAGAGATTGTGGAAGCATTCAAGTACATGACCTTCCTAGCGCCGCCCACACATGGATTGAGGCCAATCGGAGAGGAGAACATAGAGAAGGGACTTTTAAGCATTTTAAAGCCTGAGTTCGTAACTGCGGTAACAAGACCTCCCAAGGTTTACCGTGGAGGAATCCCATTCCAAGTGGAAGTGGGTCTAGCCTTTGGAGGAGAGTTGAGTAGCGGTTTTGAGCTTCTTAGATATGCCAATAGAGTTCCTCTGCTCTTCGATGCAGGTTCATGTGTCATAACCTCTGCGACAAGAAATATCGACTGGAAGAGGTACAGAGTCGATGACCTTGAAAGGACACCACTAGTGCTTTTGGTTAATGTGATTAGCGTGCACGTCCCATATACATCCACAGGAAAGCAGAGCATTGCCAGTGAAGACGAAATATATGATGAGATAAGGCTTGCGGTTATGGAAGCTGCAAGGAGATTAGCAAAATACCTCGGAGGAAAACACCGCAAGCTCTATCAAGTAAAAAGAAGGAGGATATTTGAGAAGTACGTCCCAGAGATAAGTAGGGCTTTGAGCATTTTGACTGGAGAGCCTGAAACCAAGATAAAGAGCCTTCTGATGGAGATTATTGAGAAGAAATTTGAGGCAATAGAAGAAAAGCCACTGGAGGCTGAGGAGAATGCTTAA
- a CDS encoding DUF1699 family protein: MRVEIKARNSEELLRKIEERLNMDVTEVYINLRPTKIILVKILEKAPNVKTIGCPPSLYPKVSKKIIKALDQMGIKLVPMNHSRGRPKKYDQSTIKLIEELAKKGKTPKEISEELNIPLRTVYYLINGR, from the coding sequence ATGAGGGTTGAGATAAAGGCGAGAAACAGTGAGGAGCTTCTGAGAAAGATAGAGGAGAGACTCAATATGGACGTTACTGAGGTTTACATAAATCTCAGGCCAACTAAAATAATTCTTGTGAAAATACTGGAAAAAGCTCCGAATGTAAAGACAATTGGATGTCCTCCAAGTTTGTATCCAAAGGTTTCCAAGAAAATCATTAAGGCGCTTGATCAGATGGGAATCAAGCTCGTTCCGATGAACCACTCCCGAGGAAGGCCAAAGAAATATGACCAATCTACCATTAAGCTTATCGAGGAGCTCGCTAAAAAAGGAAAAACACCTAAAGAGATAAGTGAAGAGCTAAATATCCCGCTAAGAACGGTATATTACCTAATAAATGGGCGGTAA
- a CDS encoding DUF4139 domain-containing protein: MRRKIVVGVLIVFVLLAVIVFHQTKAEESQSALALYDSAKIGVVEKTIQIELKKGINEVPLEMLEGLQLDEITLKPLDEKVKVLGIISKELEGKNLIEANIGKVIKVTLKSGETLTGKFLGYKDGKIAIQGDDYYLISPEEVAYMKMTSIGEESTAKTYAIVNSEEDGKYFFKLIYRVAGISWTSRYKLYLDDKAEFYGYVVINNPTNKSFENTDVLLVSGDVQFYQPPQVIFERYYTLETASKEVPQGPIQGTKLEAFYLYKLGVVDIEPLEKKLIPYIYQESEFTREYLYESYPYGGSQDVYEIISLKANEVLPRGVVEIYKEMEDKNVLIGEQIIDHAAKGDVLRLKLGRDIDLKGKTEVLEERHGNRYSYYKIKVTLENFGSEGKEVIVRHYKWHGKILESSLNPTEETASYVEFKITVNLGEKEEIIFDYEVNY, encoded by the coding sequence ATGAGACGAAAAATTGTTGTAGGAGTTTTGATAGTTTTTGTTCTCTTGGCTGTAATTGTATTTCATCAAACAAAAGCCGAAGAAAGCCAGAGTGCACTTGCACTTTACGACTCAGCCAAGATTGGGGTAGTAGAAAAGACCATTCAAATTGAGCTGAAGAAAGGCATAAACGAAGTTCCGCTGGAAATGCTTGAAGGACTTCAGCTTGATGAGATTACACTAAAGCCCCTTGACGAAAAGGTCAAAGTACTCGGCATAATAAGCAAAGAACTCGAAGGAAAGAACCTGATAGAAGCCAATATTGGAAAAGTGATAAAGGTAACGCTGAAGAGTGGAGAAACTTTAACAGGAAAGTTTTTGGGCTATAAAGACGGAAAAATCGCAATCCAAGGGGATGATTACTATTTAATAAGTCCGGAAGAAGTGGCATATATGAAGATGACATCAATTGGAGAAGAAAGCACGGCGAAAACCTATGCCATAGTGAACTCCGAGGAAGATGGAAAATACTTCTTTAAGCTCATCTACCGGGTTGCGGGGATAAGCTGGACTTCAAGATATAAGCTTTACTTAGATGATAAGGCAGAGTTTTATGGTTACGTGGTAATTAACAACCCCACAAACAAAAGCTTTGAGAACACAGATGTTCTTCTTGTTTCTGGAGATGTGCAGTTTTATCAACCCCCTCAAGTAATCTTTGAGAGATACTATACGCTGGAAACCGCTTCCAAAGAAGTTCCCCAAGGTCCGATTCAAGGGACGAAATTAGAGGCATTTTACCTCTACAAGCTTGGAGTTGTTGACATAGAACCCCTTGAGAAAAAGCTCATTCCCTACATCTACCAAGAAAGTGAGTTCACGCGGGAGTATCTCTACGAGAGCTATCCCTATGGGGGAAGCCAAGACGTATATGAGATAATTTCCCTGAAAGCGAATGAAGTCCTTCCCAGAGGGGTTGTAGAGATATACAAAGAAATGGAGGACAAGAACGTTTTAATTGGAGAGCAAATAATAGACCACGCTGCAAAAGGTGATGTGCTGAGGCTTAAACTAGGCAGGGACATAGACTTGAAAGGAAAAACAGAGGTGTTAGAAGAAAGGCATGGAAATAGGTATTCTTACTACAAAATCAAAGTTACACTGGAAAACTTTGGTAGCGAAGGCAAAGAAGTTATTGTCAGACACTACAAATGGCATGGAAAAATCTTGGAAAGCTCTCTGAATCCAACAGAAGAAACTGCCAGCTATGTGGAGTTCAAAATAACGGTTAATCTGGGAGAAAAAGAAGAGATAATCTTCGATTATGAGGTAAACTATTAA
- a CDS encoding DUF530 family protein codes for MTTTEELIAQINRVLDDIKINMSRLFENFDLLYLVFNLNHNLALLKDLEDELSRRVSETLSYKMSSKKERDPHIRRILLRNHYRMLTLERLRTAITAHKMALATIESHYTFYKGKKVIEVKDITSKEDFESIRVSEKPIKLGRMEILPHLAYSGDVLRILGQKSNKTRDTFKEIKSLLKEKGQVQRKGMRIEVEYWQGGRLKKERVELPVDADVDGELKKRFGRKFRWRLLTYVKTKGVLINSHYTIDNLALAYATQYPEDGAKILALDLFRYYYLTSEKEREAIGLYPQIRPCIDCHYSIFDLPFMGEKEFRTGFGSMLIIKKCEIESLLSGKRSEISNIPNYLLGGVILYGVSPFDEKKISELLGINEEELKEAIEKFVLSGLHMTLFEDTSKFEKFMPKSDKAKQFLELLQG; via the coding sequence ATGACGACAACTGAAGAGCTTATAGCACAAATAAACAGGGTTTTGGATGATATAAAGATAAACATGAGCAGGTTATTTGAGAATTTCGACCTTCTTTATTTGGTTTTCAATCTAAACCACAATCTTGCTCTCCTTAAAGATCTGGAAGACGAACTTTCGCGCAGAGTTAGTGAGACACTTTCTTACAAAATGTCCAGTAAAAAGGAGAGAGATCCGCACATTAGGAGAATTTTGCTGAGAAATCACTACCGTATGTTGACTCTCGAACGGCTTAGAACAGCAATAACTGCCCATAAAATGGCACTTGCCACGATAGAATCCCACTACACCTTTTACAAAGGGAAGAAGGTTATCGAAGTTAAGGACATAACCAGCAAAGAGGATTTCGAATCAATAAGAGTTTCCGAAAAGCCCATTAAACTTGGAAGAATGGAAATATTGCCTCACTTAGCTTATTCGGGGGATGTTCTCAGAATTCTGGGGCAGAAGAGCAATAAAACTAGAGATACCTTCAAGGAAATAAAATCCTTGCTTAAGGAAAAAGGACAGGTTCAAAGAAAAGGAATGAGAATAGAGGTAGAATACTGGCAGGGAGGAAGGCTAAAGAAGGAGAGGGTTGAGCTCCCAGTTGATGCCGATGTGGATGGAGAGCTTAAGAAGCGCTTTGGACGAAAATTCAGATGGAGGCTTTTAACCTACGTGAAAACCAAGGGAGTTTTGATAAACAGCCACTACACCATAGACAACCTTGCACTTGCTTATGCCACCCAGTATCCGGAGGATGGAGCTAAAATACTTGCTCTCGATCTGTTCAGGTATTATTACCTAACCTCTGAAAAAGAAAGAGAAGCAATTGGTTTATATCCTCAAATAAGACCCTGCATAGATTGCCACTATTCAATTTTTGACCTGCCATTTATGGGAGAGAAAGAATTCCGCACTGGATTTGGCAGCATGCTTATCATTAAGAAATGTGAAATTGAATCCCTCTTAAGCGGAAAAAGGAGCGAGATTTCAAACATCCCCAACTACCTTTTAGGCGGAGTTATCCTATATGGAGTTAGCCCCTTTGATGAGAAAAAGATCAGCGAGCTGCTTGGGATAAATGAAGAAGAACTCAAAGAGGCTATTGAAAAATTCGTGCTGTCCGGATTACACATGACGTTATTTGAGGATACGAGCAAATTTGAGAAGTTTATGCCAAAGAGCGATAAGGCAAAACAATTTTTGGAGCTCCTTCAAGGGTGA
- a CDS encoding serine protein kinase RIO, which yields MRIQDIDKEISQILGLDERREKDSELYKVFSEVFDRTTVSTLQYFHRRGNIEKLLGVISTGKEANVFKGVDADGNPIAVKIYRTYTTEFRRIWEYLAADPRVSYLPKDIRKLVFVWTRREFKNLQRAMKYAVRAPEPIAFSNNVLIMEFIGDEYPAPRLKDIERELDKKEFEELYTFAMESIEKLWKRGDMVHGDLSEYNILIWDKPVIIDWSQATVKRNRMALSLLYRDLRNIINYFAKKGVSVDNLDEKFRELTGD from the coding sequence ATGAGAATCCAGGACATAGATAAAGAAATATCCCAGATTCTGGGATTAGACGAGCGTAGGGAAAAGGATAGCGAGCTTTATAAAGTGTTTAGTGAGGTATTTGACAGGACGACCGTTAGCACACTCCAGTATTTTCATCGAAGAGGAAACATAGAGAAGTTGTTGGGCGTAATTTCAACGGGAAAAGAGGCCAACGTGTTCAAGGGTGTTGACGCTGATGGTAATCCTATTGCTGTTAAAATCTATCGTACCTATACAACTGAGTTTAGGAGAATATGGGAGTACCTGGCAGCTGATCCAAGAGTTAGCTATCTACCAAAAGACATCAGGAAGCTCGTCTTTGTATGGACTAGGCGGGAATTTAAGAACCTTCAAAGGGCAATGAAATACGCCGTTAGAGCGCCAGAGCCAATAGCATTTAGCAATAACGTTCTCATAATGGAGTTCATTGGAGATGAATACCCAGCTCCAAGATTAAAAGACATAGAAAGAGAACTTGACAAAAAGGAATTCGAGGAGCTTTATACCTTTGCTATGGAGTCCATCGAGAAGCTATGGAAGAGGGGAGACATGGTTCATGGTGATCTAAGCGAGTACAATATCTTAATTTGGGATAAGCCAGTGATAATTGATTGGTCTCAGGCAACGGTAAAGAGGAACAGAATGGCACTTTCTCTACTTTACCGCGATTTGAGGAATATAATCAACTATTTCGCTAAAAAAGGAGTAAGCGTCGATAATCTAGATGAGAAATTTAGAGAGCTAACGGGTGATTGA
- a CDS encoding DNA topoisomerase IV subunit A encodes MLKRGKPKERFSYDPKKVLQKLEEFGKEILEEIKAGRNPFIDVPTRGLSNVYFDEKERLIKMGDKTSRRYLFHVAHTRKFMQTLLIAAYVKRLVAEGKHASLREAYYANKHTIPGTKENTFEDQSESDPIIEDLERMFGVLREEMHITADRRGYVYGDIVIKDGEDEFNASKLGMGGWAVPGTVEHIEFPEINVDYVLVVETAAMADRLIEEKYPKREKALIVATQGQASRGVRRLIHRLHYEEGLPIIVFTDGDPYGWYIYSTIKQGSINLAYLSEKLATPEARFVGMTMDDIKKYGLENVTEKLKGISPNKKGGPTGDYKRIIEEMNYPWFQNKEWQRQLKLALKWGVRIEQQALANKSLEFVAKKYLPEKIANEELLP; translated from the coding sequence ATGCTTAAACGTGGGAAGCCTAAGGAACGCTTCAGCTACGACCCCAAAAAAGTCCTTCAGAAGCTTGAGGAATTTGGAAAAGAGATCCTTGAGGAGATAAAAGCCGGCAGAAACCCATTCATAGATGTGCCTACCAGAGGTCTTAGCAACGTCTACTTTGACGAAAAAGAGCGCTTAATTAAGATGGGTGACAAAACTTCAAGGAGATATCTCTTCCACGTTGCTCACACTAGAAAATTCATGCAGACGCTCTTGATAGCGGCTTACGTGAAGAGGTTGGTTGCTGAGGGTAAGCACGCAAGCTTGAGAGAAGCGTATTACGCAAACAAACACACAATTCCTGGTACAAAGGAGAACACATTTGAAGACCAAAGCGAGAGCGACCCCATTATAGAGGATCTTGAGAGAATGTTTGGTGTTTTGAGAGAAGAGATGCACATAACAGCGGATAGAAGAGGATACGTGTACGGAGACATAGTTATCAAGGATGGAGAAGACGAATTTAACGCTTCAAAGCTCGGTATGGGTGGATGGGCAGTTCCTGGAACTGTAGAGCACATAGAGTTTCCGGAAATTAACGTGGATTACGTCCTTGTAGTAGAGACTGCGGCTATGGCAGATAGGCTTATTGAAGAAAAGTACCCGAAGAGGGAGAAGGCCCTCATTGTAGCAACTCAAGGACAGGCATCAAGAGGTGTAAGAAGGTTAATTCACAGACTTCACTATGAGGAAGGTCTGCCAATAATCGTCTTTACTGATGGAGATCCCTATGGATGGTACATTTACTCAACTATCAAGCAAGGGTCAATAAACCTCGCCTACCTCAGTGAAAAACTTGCAACGCCAGAAGCTAGATTCGTTGGAATGACAATGGACGACATCAAGAAATACGGTCTTGAAAACGTTACTGAGAAGCTCAAGGGAATCTCACCAAACAAAAAGGGTGGCCCAACAGGAGACTACAAGCGTATCATAGAGGAAATGAACTACCCGTGGTTCCAAAACAAGGAATGGCAGAGACAGCTCAAATTAGCACTTAAATGGGGAGTCAGAATTGAACAGCAGGCTCTGGCAAATAAGAGTTTAGAGTTCGTTGCGAAGAAATATCTCCCCGAAAAAATTGCTAACGAGGAACTCCTGCCATGA